In the genome of Lactobacillus intestinalis, the window CCCATAACGTTCTAATAACGCTTCTACACGTTCACTGGGTGCAATCACTCCATCCATATTCTTTAAATACCCACGTGTAAATTGTTTTACATGATATGGACGCAATAAATGACCATTTAAAACATAATGTAAGTAATCTTCATACATAGTGTGATAAGTATGAATTGCTGGAATTTTTAACTGATGGGCAACATATTTTCCCATTGTCCCTAAGGCAAATTCAGTTTGAGTATGAACTATATCCAGCTTAACTTCTTTAGCTACTTTTGTTGCTTCAAAAAAACCCCTAAATGCAATCCTTCTATCTGTAAAAGAAACAAATGGAATACTACTAAAACGGAAAACGTTAGGTTCTATTGTTCCTTTCTTAATATGCGGGTCAGTTGTCGTAAAAATAAATACATTGTGCCCCTGCTCTTCTAGCGCATCCTTTAAAGTTTTAATGGACGTAGCTACACCGCTAAGTTGAGGGAAATATGTATCGGTAAAAAGACCAATATTCATTTAAATACCTCCATATAATAGGTATTATAGAGATTAGACAAAACATGTGCAATTTTTAATTGAAAATATAGAAAAAATATTATAAAAACAAAAAAGCAGCTCACCTTCCGTGAACTGCTTAATATATAGCGGTGATCGGGGTCGAACCGATACGTCCAAAATGGACACCAGATTTTGAGTCTGACGCGTCTGCCAATTCCGCCACACCGCCATAATCTTTTTTAATAGCAATTTAGCCTAAAAGGCGGAGGTCGGACTCGAACCGACGATTAAGGTTTTGCAGACCTCTGCCTTACCACTTGGCTACACCGCCATCAGTTACATATTTTGTTAATAGATTGGGATAGCTGGATTCGAACCAGCGCATGTTAGAGTCAAAGTCTAATGCCTTACCACTTGGCTATATCCCAATGCTAGGGCGGAATATGGGATTCGAACCCATGTATGCCGGATCCACAAACCGGTGTGTTAACCCCTTCACCAATTCCGCCATGAGTTTAAACAGGGATAGTAGGAATTGAACCCACATCAGCGGTTTTGGAGACCGATGTACTACCATTATACGATATCCCTATTAAATGGAGGAGGGTGGATTCGAACCGCCGAACTCAGAGAGAGCGGTTTTACAGACCGCCGCGTTTAGCCACTTCGCTACTCCTCCAGGCTGATGGCGCGGGACGGAATCGAACCGCCGACACAAGGAGCTTCAATCCTTTGCTCTACCAACTGAGCTACCGAGCCATCTTACGGTCCATGTGGGATTTGAACCCACGATCTCCTCCGTGACAGGGAGGCGAGATAAACCACTGCTCCAATGGACCAAATTGCGGGAGCTGGATTTGAACCAACGACCTTCGGGTTATGAGCCCGACGAGCTACCAGACTGCTCCATCCCGCGATGTTTAAGGAGGATGTGGGATTTGAACCCACGCACGAGCATAAACCCGTCTGACGGTTTTCAAAACCGTTCCCTTAAGCCACTTGGGTAATCCTCCATCGTGAAATTAAAGTACCAATATAATTATTTAGTTGGTAATGACCCGTACGGGATTTGAACCCATGTTACGGCCGTGAAAGGGCCGTGTCTTAACCACTTGACCAACGGGTCATGCTTGTCGCTTACTAACGCAAGGCACTTAATTATGTTAACTCAACTTCCAAACTTTGTCAACAACTTTTTTCATTTAATTTGTTGAACTTTTTAAAAGTTCTGTGCCACAAGACGTATTTAATAATACCTAAAATACTCAGAAGATGCAAGTAAAAATTTGATTTTTTTTGAGATTTTTTCTTAATAACGCGCTAACCCTTGATATATCAGCACTCTATCCTCTGCTTTTTAATTCTTTTTCCCATTCTTTATGGCGTAAAAATATCACATAACCATAAAAAGTATTAATGATTGAAAGTAAAAATGCTGCTACGAGCAAAGTTCTAATCCCCAAAATTTTTTGAATTAAGGCAGATATTATTGCTCCACTCATAAACGCTCCCACTAAAATAGAATAATTTTCCGCAGGCGCCTTTTGATCAATATTTTTATCAAAATAAAATTTACTCCACGCTAAGACTGATTTTTTTAAGTTCCCTGAAGTGAATGCATTACTATAACCTAAACCTTCAATTTTACTAAAAGCGCCACTTTGCATTGCTAACCCTACAGCTAACAGTGGCACAATATAATAATTCGGTACTGAATGAGGTAAAAAGCTCACTACCACGCAAATAATAATAATCGGGATCATTTCAAAAATCCGCCAATAATGGCTTTGTGAGTGCTTATGAATAAGAGTAACGATAATTAACCCTAAGATAAAGGATAAAATGGTTGAAAGCCTATTTAGCATTCCTGTCACATTTCCATTTGCTACAGAAGCACTAAAAAAGATAATATTTCCAGTTTGACCCGCAGCCAAAGTTTGTCCACGTTGAATAAAAGTGTAAGCATCAATAAATCCTCCACAAAACGTTAAAGCTGCTGCCATTTCTTTAGCTTGTTCAATATTCTTTCTGTGAAGTAAATCATTAAAAACCATTATAAAGTTCTCCATAAAATAAAAAGGATAATTCAACATCATTTTTATAATACGAAGGAATCACCCCCTATTCAAGTCCCCTATCCCCTTTAACAAATTATTTGCCTTTAAAGGGCCTTAAAATCACTTCAGAGGCCTTTTTAATTAAGAATTGTCTTCTCCCCTTCCATGAGCTTTTAAATTATATATAGATAAATTTACTTTACTTCATCTCCATCCTCTAGAATTATTTTAGAATAAGGGATTGGTATTTATTTTCCAGATAGTAACCCGTTGCTTCTTGCGATTTTCAACTATATCCTCTGTTTTTAAAAAAGAAAAAATAATAAAACAAAAAAGCTTTGATATCAAATTTAAATCAATTTAATATCAAAGCTTTTCTTACATTAATTACGGAGTAGGAGAGATTCGAACCCTCGCGCCGGAAACCCGACCTACACCCTTAGCAGGGGCGCCTCTTCAGCCACTTGAGTACTACTCCAATATGGGCCTAAATGGACTTGAACCATCGACCTCACGCTTATCAGGCGTGCGCTCTAAACCAGCTGAGCTATAGGCCCAAAAAGCGGGTAACGAGAATCGGACTCGCGACTAAAGCTTGGAAGGCTTTCGTTTTACCACTAAACTATACCCGCAAAACTATAAAAAAACGAATGGCGCGGGACGGAATCGAACCGCCGACACAAGGAGCTTCAATCCTTTGCTCTACCAACTGAGCTACCGAGCCATCTTACGGTCCATGTGGGATTTGAACCCACGATCTCCTCCGTGACAGGGAGGCGAGATAAACCACTGCTCCAATGGACCAAATTGCGGGAGCTGGATTTGAACCAACGATCTTCGGGTTATGAGCCCGACGAGCTACCAGACTGCTCCATCCCGCGATGAAAACAAATGTAAGTTTTAAGTCATTATGGACCTTGTAGGACTCGAACCTACGACAGGACGGTTATGAGCCGTCTGCTCTAACCAACTGAGCTAAAGGTCCAAGCTTACATATAGCGGCGGGGGGGATCGAACCCTCGACCTCCCGGGTATGAACCGGACGCTCTAGCCAGCTGAGCTACACCGCCAAAAAACTGTAACCATTAGATTACAATCGGGAAGACAGGATTCGAACCTGCGACCCCCTGGTCCCAAACCAGGTGCTCTACCAAACTGAGCCACTTCCCGCTCTATGCGCCCTGAAGGATTTGAACCTTCAACCTTCTGATTCGTAGTCAGACACTCTATCCAGTTGCGCTAAGGGCGCATCATTAAATGCCGAGGACCGGAGTCGAACCGGTACGGTTGAAACCAACCGCGGGATTTTAAGTCCCGTGCGTCTGCCAATTCCGCCACCCCGGCGTATTTAATGAAAGCGGAAGACGGGATTCGAACCCGCGACCCCCACCATGGCAAGGTGATGTTCTACCACTGAACTACTTCCGCATAATATATAATGCCGATTATACGACTTGAACGTACGACCCCCTGTTTACAAGACAGATGCTCTACCAACTGAGCTAAATCGGCATAAATTGTCAATATGTGGTTGGCAATACGGGTGGTGGGACTTGAACCCACACGTCCGAAAACACTAGAACCTAAATCTAGCGCGTCTGCCAATTCCGCCACACCCGCAAATATAGGGTCATGAGCCGTGAGGGACTTGAACCCTCGACCCACGGATTAAAAGTCCGTTGCTCTACCAACTGAGCTAACGACTCGATGGAGGATACAGGGCTCGAACCTGTGACCTCCTGCTTGTAAGGCAGATGCTCTCCCAGCTGAGCTAATCCTCCATGAGCACGGCAGTTGCCTACCCTCGCAGGCAGTTGCCCACCAACTACTCTCGGCGTTAAGAAGCTTAACTTCTGTGTTCGGCATGGGAACAGGTGTATCCTTCTTGCTATCGCCACCGCACTCTTTTTTGAGCTACTACGCTCAAAACTAAATACATTCCTCGCAAAAACCGTTTCGATTGCTTCGCTTTGGTCAAGTCCTCGACTGATTAGTACTGGTCCGCTCCAAGTATCACTACTCTTCCACTTCCAGCCTATCTACCTCATAGTCTCTGAGGTGTCTTACTGCTTACGCATGGGAAATCTCATCTTGAGGGGGGCTTCGCACTTAGATGCTTTCAGCGCTTATCCCTTCCGCACATAGCTACCCAGCGATGCCTTTGGCAAGACAACTGGTACACCAGCGGTGCGTCCATCCCGGTCCTCTCGTACTAAGGACAGCTCCTCTCAAATTTCCTGCGCCCACGACGGATAGGGACCGAACTGTCTCACGACGTTCTGAACCCAGCTCGCGTGCCGCTTTAATGGGCGAACAGCCCAACCCTTGGGACCGACTTCAGCCCCAGGATGCGACGAGCCGACATCGAGGTGCCAAACCTCCCCGTCGATGTGAACTCTTGGGGGAGATAAGCCTGTTATCCCCAGGGTAGCTTTTATCCGTTGAGTGATGGCCCTTCCATACGGTACCACCAGATCACTAAGCCCGACTTTCGTCCCTGCTCGAGATGTATCTCTCGCAGTCAAGCTCCCTTATACCTTTACACTCTGCGAATGATTTCCAACCATTCTGAGGGAACCTTTGGGCGCCTCCGTTACACTTTAGGAGGCGACCGCCCCAGTCAAACTGCCCACCTGACACTGTCCCTGGCCTGGCTTACAGGCCGAGGTTAGAGCATCCTTCAAACAAGGGTAGTATCCCAACATTGCCTCCGGTAAGACTAGCGTCCTACTTTCTCTGGCTCCTACCTATCCTGTACATGTTTAAAAGATACTCAATATCAAGCTACAGTGAAGCTCCATGGGGTCTTTCCGTCCTGTCGCGGGTAACCCGCATCTTCACGGGTATTATAATTTCACCGAGTCTCTCGTTGAGACAGTGCCCAAATCATTACACCTTTCGTGCAGGTCGGAACTTACCCGACAAGGAATTTCGCTACCTTAGGACCGTTATAGTTACGGCCGCCGTTTACTGGGGCTTCAATTCGAACCTTCGCTTACGCTAAGCTCTCCTCTTAACCTTCCAGCACCGGGCAGGTGTCAGCCCCTATACGTCGTCTTACGACTTTGCAGAGACCTGTGTTTTTGATAAACAGTTGTTTGGGCCTATTCA includes:
- a CDS encoding YoaK family protein; translation: MVFNDLLHRKNIEQAKEMAAALTFCGGFIDAYTFIQRGQTLAAGQTGNIIFFSASVANGNVTGMLNRLSTILSFILGLIIVTLIHKHSQSHYWRIFEMIPIIIICVVVSFLPHSVPNYYIVPLLAVGLAMQSGAFSKIEGLGYSNAFTSGNLKKSVLAWSKFYFDKNIDQKAPAENYSILVGAFMSGAIISALIQKILGIRTLLVAAFLLSIINTFYGYVIFLRHKEWEKELKSRG